In a single window of the Pseudomonas sp. B21-015 genome:
- a CDS encoding 1-acylglycerol-3-phosphate O-acyltransferase, translating into MLFVFRMLLMGLHFILAGVLGVILGLCRPFNPDNSRLCARLYAWPAMCILRLRVKADVGPLMDKPDSCVIIANHQSNYDLFVFGNVVPRRTVCIGKKSLKWVPLFGQLFWLAGNVLIDRGNAHKARQSMLTTTHTLQNEDTSIWVFPEGTRNLGEELLPFKKGAFQMAIAAGVPIVPVCVSSYVKHMRLNRWRSGRILIRSLPAIPTAGLSLDDMPMLIAQCREQMRECIDSMDRQLQAA; encoded by the coding sequence ATGCTGTTTGTGTTTCGTATGCTATTGATGGGCCTGCACTTTATTCTGGCCGGTGTGCTCGGGGTGATCCTCGGTCTGTGCCGGCCGTTTAATCCGGACAACAGCCGTTTATGCGCGCGTCTGTATGCGTGGCCGGCGATGTGTATTTTGCGTTTGCGGGTGAAGGCCGACGTCGGGCCGTTGATGGATAAACCCGACAGCTGCGTGATCATCGCCAACCATCAGTCCAACTACGATCTGTTTGTGTTCGGCAATGTGGTGCCCCGCCGTACCGTGTGCATCGGCAAGAAGAGCTTGAAGTGGGTGCCGCTGTTCGGGCAATTGTTCTGGCTGGCCGGCAATGTGCTGATCGACCGCGGCAATGCGCACAAGGCACGCCAGTCGATGCTGACCACCACTCACACCTTGCAAAATGAAGACACCTCGATCTGGGTCTTCCCCGAGGGCACCCGCAACCTCGGTGAAGAGCTGCTGCCGTTCAAGAAAGGCGCGTTCCAGATGGCGATTGCCGCCGGGGTGCCGATCGTTCCGGTATGTGTCAGCAGTTACGTCAAACACATGCGATTGAACCGCTGGCGCAGTGGGAGGATTCTGATCCGTTCGCTGCCGGCGATTCCCACGGCTGGATTGAGCCTGGATGACATGCCGATGCTGATCGCCCAGTGCCGTGAGCAGATGCGCGAGTGCATCGACTCGATGGATCGGCAACTGCAAGCCGCCTGA